A region of Plantactinospora sp. BC1 DNA encodes the following proteins:
- a CDS encoding SAM-dependent methyltransferase, with translation MTKEAPPAEHARPDGLDTGVPHSARIWNYWMGGKDNFAADREAGDAYRQQFPGIVPLAKQSRRFLIRAVHHLAAEAGIRNFLDIGTGLPTLDNTHQVAQRVAPESRIVYVDNDPLVLTHARALLSNTTPEGVTDYVDADFHDPDQIIADARNILNFTQPIAVMFMGVLGHVADHEEARSIVARVMAAVPSGSYLVLWDSTNTTEGFDEAQQGYDDTGAVPYVLRSPEQIERCFDGLTLLEPGIVSISQWRPESADAEPVDGYGGVGRKP, from the coding sequence GTGACGAAGGAAGCGCCGCCAGCAGAGCACGCACGGCCGGACGGGCTCGACACCGGCGTGCCACACTCCGCCCGGATCTGGAACTACTGGATGGGCGGCAAGGACAACTTCGCCGCCGACCGCGAGGCCGGTGACGCCTACCGGCAGCAGTTCCCCGGGATCGTCCCGCTGGCCAAGCAGTCCCGGCGCTTCCTGATCCGTGCCGTGCACCACCTGGCGGCCGAGGCGGGCATCCGCAACTTCCTCGACATCGGCACCGGACTGCCCACTCTGGACAACACCCACCAGGTGGCCCAGCGCGTCGCCCCGGAGTCCCGGATCGTCTACGTCGACAACGACCCGCTCGTGCTGACGCACGCCCGCGCGCTGCTCAGCAACACCACCCCGGAGGGGGTCACCGACTACGTCGACGCGGACTTCCACGATCCCGACCAGATCATCGCCGACGCCCGGAACATCCTCAACTTCACCCAGCCGATCGCGGTCATGTTCATGGGCGTACTCGGGCACGTCGCCGACCACGAGGAGGCACGCTCCATCGTGGCCCGGGTGATGGCGGCCGTACCCAGCGGCAGCTACCTGGTGCTGTGGGACAGCACCAACACCACCGAGGGGTTCGACGAGGCGCAGCAGGGCTACGACGACACCGGCGCGGTGCCGTACGTGCTGCGCAGCCCGGAGCAGATCGAACGCTGCTTCGACGGCCTGACCCTGCTGGAGCCGGGGATCGTCTCCATCTCGCAGTGGCGCCCGGAGAGTGCCGACGCGGAGCCGGTCGACGGGTACGGCGGGGTCGGTCGCAAGCCCTGA
- a CDS encoding hemolysin family protein → MDGYGLQVALVLFLVLVNAAFSGSEMALVSLRESQIQRLERQSRGGRVLAKLARDPNRFLATIQIFITLANFLASAAAAVSLAAPLVPLLGFLGSAAEPASVILVTILLTFVSLVLGELAPKRIAMQRAEGWSLVVARPLDVLAAFSRPAVWLLSKSTNLVVRLTGADPEGGPEEVSAEELREMVTAQRGLSAEHRTIISGAFEIADRILREILVPRGQVVTLRADLPTSAARRQLAESGHSRAPVVTRGGLDDVLGVVHLRDLLDDGGTVAGHVAPALFLPETLGVTDALRQMRQQRQQFAVVVDERGANDGIVTMEDLIEEIVGEIYDETDRDVQAVVRQPDGTLLVAGTFPIHDLPDIGLDLDEPDDGDYTTVAGLILARLGHIPTAPGETVELPAFTAQVAEIDRHAITRVRLRPRPTEANGDEAADDEAGTVAGRG, encoded by the coding sequence GTGGACGGCTACGGGCTACAGGTGGCACTGGTTCTGTTCCTGGTACTGGTCAACGCGGCCTTCTCCGGCAGCGAGATGGCGCTGGTGTCGCTCCGGGAGAGCCAGATCCAGCGGCTGGAGCGGCAGTCGCGCGGCGGCCGGGTGCTGGCGAAGCTGGCCCGGGACCCGAACCGGTTCCTCGCCACCATCCAGATCTTCATCACGCTGGCCAACTTCCTCGCCTCGGCCGCCGCCGCCGTCTCGCTGGCCGCACCCCTGGTGCCGCTGCTCGGCTTCCTCGGTTCGGCCGCGGAGCCCGCCTCCGTCATCCTGGTGACGATCCTGTTGACCTTCGTCAGCCTGGTCCTCGGCGAACTGGCGCCGAAGCGGATCGCGATGCAGCGGGCCGAGGGCTGGTCGCTGGTGGTGGCCCGCCCGCTCGACGTGCTCGCCGCGTTCTCCCGGCCGGCGGTCTGGCTGCTCAGCAAGTCCACCAACCTGGTGGTCCGGCTCACCGGGGCCGACCCGGAGGGCGGCCCGGAAGAGGTCAGCGCCGAGGAGCTGCGTGAGATGGTCACGGCGCAACGCGGACTCTCCGCCGAGCACCGCACCATCATCAGCGGCGCCTTCGAGATCGCCGACCGGATCCTGCGGGAGATCCTGGTACCGCGCGGGCAGGTCGTCACCCTGCGCGCCGACCTGCCCACCTCGGCGGCCCGGCGGCAGCTCGCCGAGTCCGGGCACAGCCGCGCCCCGGTCGTCACCCGGGGCGGCCTCGACGACGTACTCGGCGTCGTGCACCTGCGGGACCTGCTCGACGACGGCGGTACGGTCGCCGGGCACGTCGCCCCGGCGCTCTTCCTGCCGGAGACCCTCGGCGTCACCGACGCGCTGCGGCAGATGCGCCAGCAGCGCCAGCAGTTCGCCGTGGTGGTGGACGAGCGGGGCGCCAACGACGGCATCGTGACGATGGAGGACCTGATCGAGGAGATCGTCGGCGAGATCTACGACGAGACGGACCGTGACGTCCAGGCCGTGGTCCGGCAGCCCGACGGGACGCTCCTGGTCGCCGGCACGTTCCCGATCCACGACCTGCCCGACATCGGCCTCGACCTCGACGAGCCCGACGACGGCGACTACACCACGGTCGCCGGCCTGATCCTCGCCCGGCTCGGTCACATCCCGACCGCGCCCGGCGAGACCGTCGAGCTGCCGGCCTTCACCGCGCAGGTCGCCGAGATCGACCGGCACGCCATCACCAGGGTACGGCTCCGTCCGCGACCGACCGAGGCGAACGGCGACGAGGCAGCCGACGACGAGGCCGGTACGGTCGCCGGACGCGGCTGA
- a CDS encoding sodium:calcium antiporter → MLGFLPATPWALGPSVGVFAVAGLVTILGSIRLVALGDALADRTGWGEAVFGVVFFGVATGLSGIVMTAVTAAGDHPQLGYSNAVGGIAAQTTAVAVADAFYRRVNLEHAAASSANLLFGCLLIALLSLALLGSYSPNVTVGGIHPISAVIVACYLGGLRLIRTAGTRPMWQAVGTKETQPDVPQDHGALDRHRAGTLWGRFVLVGALVAASGWAVSLAAESVVETTGLTAGFTGGVLLGIVNGLPETVTAIAAVRRGAVTLAVAAVLGGNILDVITLVVGDIAYRQGSIYHAAGNDDLFITTTGLFMTAILLAGLLVRQTCGWGRLGFEGVLLLGTYLAMTIILAT, encoded by the coding sequence ATGCTGGGCTTTCTACCCGCCACGCCCTGGGCACTCGGCCCCAGCGTCGGCGTCTTCGCCGTCGCCGGTCTGGTCACGATCCTCGGCAGCATCCGGCTCGTCGCCCTGGGCGACGCCCTCGCGGACCGGACCGGTTGGGGCGAGGCCGTCTTCGGCGTGGTCTTCTTCGGCGTCGCCACCGGGCTCTCCGGGATCGTGATGACGGCGGTCACCGCGGCGGGCGACCATCCCCAGCTCGGCTACAGCAACGCGGTCGGCGGCATCGCCGCCCAGACCACCGCGGTCGCGGTCGCGGACGCCTTCTACCGCCGGGTCAACCTCGAACACGCCGCCGCCTCCTCCGCGAACCTGCTCTTCGGCTGCCTGCTGATCGCCCTGCTCAGCCTCGCGCTGCTCGGCAGTTACAGCCCGAACGTCACCGTCGGCGGCATCCACCCGATCTCGGCCGTGATCGTCGCGTGCTACCTCGGCGGGCTCCGGCTGATCCGGACCGCCGGCACCAGACCGATGTGGCAGGCGGTCGGCACCAAGGAGACCCAACCCGACGTACCGCAGGACCACGGTGCCCTCGACCGGCACCGCGCGGGCACGCTCTGGGGGCGGTTCGTGCTGGTCGGGGCGCTCGTCGCGGCGAGCGGCTGGGCGGTGTCACTGGCCGCCGAGAGCGTCGTCGAGACCACCGGCCTCACCGCCGGCTTCACCGGCGGGGTCCTGCTCGGCATCGTGAACGGGCTGCCGGAGACGGTCACCGCGATCGCCGCCGTACGCCGGGGTGCGGTCACCCTGGCCGTCGCGGCCGTCCTCGGCGGGAACATCCTCGACGTGATCACCCTGGTGGTCGGCGACATCGCGTACCGGCAGGGCTCCATCTACCACGCCGCCGGCAACGACGACCTCTTCATCACCACCACCGGGCTCTTCATGACCGCGATCCTGCTCGCCGGGCTGCTCGTCCGGCAGACCTGCGGCTGGGGGCGACTCGGCTTCGAGGGCGTACTCCTGCTGGGCACGTACCTCGCGATGACGATCATCCTCGCCACCTGA
- a CDS encoding TetR/AcrR family transcriptional regulator produces MPKSDPFTDSVWLRPPRGRGEQPTLSREQIVRAAIELLDAEGLAGLSMRRLGTRLGSGATSVYWYVTNKDELLELAVDEVMGEVYVPEVGDTSWRVGASVLTAGTREMLLRHPWVIGLLGVRPNLGPNAMRIGERTVALLSAAGFAGLELSHASALLTSYAIGSATTISAMVTSMRQSGMSITEIVAKLEPQLGRIAKDHPQYDRWRQEVGATAYVPERIWDESFTFGLDRLLDGLESWLDRPDR; encoded by the coding sequence ATGCCGAAGTCCGACCCGTTCACCGACTCGGTGTGGCTGCGCCCGCCCCGGGGCCGGGGCGAACAACCCACGCTGAGCCGTGAGCAGATCGTCCGGGCCGCGATCGAGCTGCTGGACGCCGAGGGACTGGCCGGGCTGAGCATGCGCCGGCTCGGCACCCGGCTGGGTTCGGGCGCCACCTCGGTGTACTGGTACGTGACGAACAAGGACGAACTGCTCGAACTCGCGGTCGACGAGGTGATGGGCGAGGTCTACGTCCCCGAGGTCGGCGACACGAGCTGGCGGGTCGGCGCGTCGGTGCTGACCGCCGGCACCCGGGAGATGCTGCTCCGCCACCCGTGGGTGATCGGCCTGCTCGGGGTACGCCCGAACCTCGGCCCGAACGCGATGCGGATCGGCGAGCGTACCGTGGCGCTGCTCTCCGCCGCCGGCTTCGCCGGGCTGGAGCTGTCCCACGCCAGTGCGCTGCTGACCTCGTACGCGATCGGTTCGGCGACCACCATCTCGGCGATGGTCACCAGCATGCGGCAGTCCGGCATGTCGATCACGGAGATCGTGGCGAAACTGGAACCCCAGCTCGGACGGATAGCCAAGGACCATCCGCAGTACGACAGGTGGCGGCAGGAGGTCGGGGCGACCGCGTACGTCCCGGAGCGGATCTGGGACGAGAGCTTCACCTTCGGGCTGGACCGGCTGCTCGACGGGCTGGAATCGTGGCTGGACCGGCCGGACCGGTGA
- a CDS encoding MFS transporter, whose translation MSTSHPRRWWILGVLCLSLLVAVIDNMVLNIAIPALIRDLGASASEIQWILDSYILVFAGLLLTAGSLSDRHGRRRALVTGLVVFGGASVLATLCQTPGQLIAARALMGVGAAFLMPSTLSILTTVFDSSERKKAIAIWSSVLVLGALGGPTLGGLLLQHFWWGSVFLLNVPIAVLGIVAALLIIPEARGPASRPDVVGALLSTAGMAALVWAVISSAKEGWSSPPTVAGLVGAAVLLSAFALWERRVAEPMLPMSLFRDRNFGGASLSIVLLSLSAGGVLLALTQYLQFVLGYGPMRAGLAFVPMLVTVMACNGLGVLVDRRFGARVAIATGLSLMAVGFGVLASIGPADGYPTLAVALVLIGAGSGVTGPPAVGTLLAALPPERAGVGSAVNDTVQQIGTALSVAVLGSVLAAAYRGAMPAEVTGPARESIGDALRIATATGDGNLARLARDAFVEAMSATAIVGVVGGVAAAVVAALTIRPKSTPTPTPPPTAVPVEAAGDEVAAR comes from the coding sequence GTGTCCACATCTCATCCGCGTCGCTGGTGGATCCTCGGCGTGCTCTGTCTGAGCCTGCTGGTGGCCGTCATCGACAACATGGTGCTCAACATCGCCATCCCGGCGCTGATCCGCGACCTCGGGGCGAGCGCCTCGGAGATCCAGTGGATCCTCGACTCGTACATCCTGGTCTTCGCCGGCCTGCTGCTCACCGCCGGCAGCCTCTCCGACCGGCACGGCCGGCGACGCGCCCTGGTGACCGGGCTGGTCGTGTTCGGCGGCGCCTCGGTACTGGCCACACTCTGCCAGACCCCCGGTCAGCTCATCGCGGCCCGGGCCCTGATGGGGGTCGGCGCCGCCTTCCTGATGCCCAGCACGCTCTCGATCCTCACCACCGTCTTCGACTCCTCCGAACGGAAGAAGGCCATCGCGATCTGGAGCTCCGTGCTGGTACTCGGCGCGCTCGGCGGCCCGACCCTCGGCGGGCTGCTGTTGCAGCACTTCTGGTGGGGGTCGGTCTTCCTGCTCAACGTCCCGATCGCCGTCCTCGGCATCGTCGCGGCGCTCCTGATCATCCCCGAGGCGCGCGGTCCGGCCAGCCGACCCGACGTGGTCGGTGCGCTGCTCTCCACCGCCGGCATGGCGGCGCTGGTCTGGGCGGTCATCTCGTCGGCCAAGGAGGGCTGGTCCTCCCCGCCGACCGTCGCCGGGCTGGTCGGCGCGGCCGTACTGCTCAGCGCGTTCGCGCTCTGGGAGCGCCGGGTCGCCGAGCCGATGCTGCCGATGTCGCTCTTCCGGGACCGGAACTTCGGCGGGGCCAGCCTCTCCATCGTGCTGCTCTCGCTCTCGGCCGGCGGCGTGCTGCTCGCCCTGACCCAGTACCTCCAGTTCGTCCTCGGGTACGGGCCCATGCGGGCCGGCCTGGCGTTCGTCCCGATGCTGGTCACCGTGATGGCCTGCAACGGCCTCGGCGTACTGGTCGACCGGCGGTTCGGTGCCCGGGTCGCGATCGCCACCGGGCTGTCGCTGATGGCCGTCGGCTTCGGGGTGCTCGCCTCGATCGGGCCCGCCGACGGCTACCCGACGCTGGCCGTCGCGCTGGTCCTGATCGGGGCGGGCAGCGGCGTCACCGGACCGCCGGCCGTCGGCACCCTGCTCGCCGCGCTGCCGCCGGAACGTGCCGGCGTCGGCTCGGCGGTCAACGACACCGTGCAGCAGATCGGCACGGCGCTCAGCGTCGCGGTGCTGGGCAGCGTACTGGCCGCCGCCTACCGGGGCGCGATGCCGGCCGAGGTCACCGGTCCGGCCCGGGAATCCATCGGCGACGCCCTGCGGATCGCCACCGCCACCGGGGACGGCAACCTGGCCCGGCTGGCCCGGGACGCCTTCGTCGAGGCGATGTCCGCCACCGCGATCGTCGGGGTGGTCGGTGGCGTCGCCGCCGCCGTCGTCGCGGCGCTGACAATCCGGCCGAAGTCGACCCCGACCCCGACCCCGCCGCCGACCGCCGTACCGGTGGAAGCGGCCGGAGACGAGGTCGCCGCGCGGTAG
- a CDS encoding NAD(P)-dependent alcohol dehydrogenase — protein MPLPTTAAVVRGAGKPFVVEQIVLNGPAEHEVLVRMVAAGMCHTDLTVQAGFAPFPLPGVLGHEGAGVVQAVGSAVTSVAPGDRVLLSFSSCGSCRSCHRGEPSLCHTWLPRNLLRGARPDGTAPLAGADGGELHGHFFGQSSFSALALADERSVVRVDPEAPLEVLAPLGCGVATGVGTVFNVLRPYPGASIAVLGTGAVGLSAVMAAALSPATQIIAVDRVPDRLRLARELGATDTVDTGSDDLAEALARLTDGHGVDRILDATGVPAVISAGLASLAVGGIFAFVGVPPFGTTVPVDVNAMLPGRSAVGVTIGGAETQSLIPTLIRLHRQGRLPVDRLVTGYDFGQIQRAADDVHAGRTIKPVLRFADE, from the coding sequence ATGCCGCTCCCCACCACCGCGGCGGTCGTCCGCGGCGCCGGCAAGCCCTTCGTCGTCGAGCAGATCGTGCTGAACGGCCCGGCCGAGCACGAGGTCCTGGTCCGGATGGTCGCCGCCGGCATGTGCCACACCGACCTGACCGTGCAGGCCGGCTTCGCCCCGTTTCCGCTGCCCGGGGTACTCGGCCACGAGGGTGCCGGCGTGGTGCAGGCGGTCGGCTCGGCCGTCACCTCGGTGGCACCGGGCGACCGGGTGCTGCTCTCCTTCTCCTCCTGCGGAAGCTGCCGGTCCTGCCACCGCGGCGAGCCCTCGCTCTGTCACACCTGGCTGCCCCGCAACCTGCTCCGCGGCGCCCGCCCGGACGGCACCGCCCCGCTGGCCGGGGCGGACGGCGGCGAGCTGCACGGCCACTTCTTCGGGCAGTCGTCCTTCTCCGCGCTGGCCCTCGCCGACGAGCGCAGCGTCGTCCGGGTCGACCCGGAGGCGCCGCTCGAGGTGCTGGCCCCGCTCGGCTGCGGCGTGGCGACCGGCGTCGGCACCGTCTTCAACGTGCTGCGCCCGTACCCCGGCGCCAGCATCGCGGTCCTCGGCACCGGCGCCGTCGGGCTGAGCGCGGTGATGGCCGCCGCGTTGAGCCCCGCCACACAGATCATCGCGGTGGACCGGGTGCCGGACCGGCTCCGGCTGGCCCGCGAACTCGGCGCCACCGACACCGTCGACACCGGCTCGGACGACCTGGCCGAGGCCCTCGCCCGGCTGACCGACGGGCATGGCGTCGACCGGATCCTCGACGCCACCGGCGTGCCGGCGGTCATCTCGGCCGGTCTGGCCAGCCTCGCGGTCGGCGGGATCTTCGCGTTCGTCGGCGTGCCGCCGTTCGGCACCACCGTCCCGGTGGACGTCAACGCCATGCTGCCCGGCCGGTCGGCGGTCGGGGTGACCATCGGCGGCGCGGAGACACAGTCGCTGATCCCGACCCTGATCCGGCTGCACCGGCAGGGCCGGCTACCGGTGGACCGGCTGGTCACCGGGTACGACTTCGGGCAGATCCAGCGCGCCGCCGACGACGTCCATGCCGGCCGTACGATCAAGCCGGTGTTGCGCTTCGCCGACGAGTAG
- a CDS encoding N-formylglutamate amidohydrolase has translation MRRWWLVRHGGSEGSAGFRVVPGAADSEVVLHVPHAGRLIPPEVRAELLLDDAALAAELARMTDAHTDLIAARAAGSARRTPWTFVNLLSRLVVDPERFPDERESMRAVGMAAVYTRTSDGSRLRADDPVAEERLLDRWYRPYARAVTELVAARLAARGRVTLLDVHSYPSRRLPYEIGGTERPAVCLGTDPAHTPGWLLAAGRAAFAGFGDTGVDTPFAGCYVPLRYYGRDRRVTALMVEIRRDGYLVEPGGPPTDGLAALAGALATLVDAVDAGTDRHHRV, from the coding sequence ATGCGACGGTGGTGGTTGGTGCGGCACGGTGGCTCGGAGGGGTCGGCGGGCTTCCGGGTCGTGCCGGGCGCCGCCGACAGCGAGGTGGTCCTGCACGTTCCGCACGCCGGTCGGCTGATCCCGCCGGAGGTACGCGCCGAGCTGCTGCTCGACGACGCCGCCCTGGCGGCCGAACTGGCCCGGATGACCGATGCGCACACCGACCTGATCGCGGCCCGGGCCGCCGGCTCCGCCCGGCGTACCCCGTGGACGTTCGTCAACCTGCTCTCCCGGCTGGTCGTCGACCCGGAGCGCTTCCCGGACGAGCGGGAGTCGATGCGGGCGGTCGGGATGGCCGCCGTCTACACCCGGACCAGCGACGGTTCCCGGCTGCGCGCCGACGACCCGGTCGCCGAGGAGCGGCTGCTCGACCGCTGGTACCGCCCCTACGCCCGCGCGGTCACCGAGCTGGTGGCGGCCCGGTTGGCGGCCCGGGGTCGGGTGACCCTGCTGGACGTGCACTCCTATCCGAGCCGGCGGCTGCCGTACGAGATCGGCGGCACCGAGCGGCCGGCGGTCTGCCTCGGCACCGATCCGGCGCACACCCCGGGCTGGCTGCTGGCGGCCGGCCGGGCGGCCTTCGCCGGCTTCGGCGACACCGGCGTCGACACCCCGTTCGCGGGTTGCTACGTGCCGTTGCGCTACTACGGCCGGGACCGCCGGGTGACCGCCCTGATGGTGGAGATCCGGCGGGACGGCTACCTGGTCGAACCCGGCGGCCCGCCCACCGACGGCCTGGCCGCGCTGGCCGGCGCCCTGGCCACCCTGGTCGACGCGGTGGACGCCGGCACCGACCGTCACCACCGGGTTTGA
- a CDS encoding CocE/NonD family hydrolase, with translation MGRISRIWRVGLAVLPMAAVAVLGATPPAFAQAGPSIVVGDGVTQPVFGYADAIRERLFVDSTFDSDNDGLRDIIAFDVMRPKATADGLKVPVIMDASPYYSTVCRGNESECKVDMDGDGLLDKWPLFYDNYFVPRGYAVILLDMVGTNNSTGCPTTNGDPDNLSAKQAINWLNGRATARNAAGQVVRADWHNGRTGMIGKSYDGSLAMATAVTGVKGLTTIVPISGPAEYYDYTRSNGVITRGNSYVASLANTVTNPDRRDYCKPVRDAMAAADGDETGDYSAFWTERSYVRNVDKIKASVLLYHGLNDDNVRPDHFSKFWYALAAHDVPRKLWLSQEGHVDPFDSRRTVWVNTLHRWFDYWLHQVPNGIMDEPRVDLERSADVWETHADWPVPGTTETEVFLQPGAGGAGGLKLVPTRKPATETFADDPAQRQDAMINNPDTVTPNRLAYLSEPLRAPLHVSGTPVVRLRAGANATDTNFGAILVDYGTAERVAHRASGEGIITLETQDCWGETSPTDDGCYKQTQKRVATADLELVTKGILDAQNRQSIRKATPLVPGKLYNFDFPLLPEDYVFQPGHRIGVIVVGSYPQYSSQADPNRATIDVALKTSRIVLPIVGGTPAAHAAGL, from the coding sequence ATGGGTCGGATCAGTAGGATCTGGCGGGTCGGACTCGCGGTGCTGCCGATGGCGGCGGTGGCCGTGCTGGGCGCCACGCCACCGGCGTTCGCCCAGGCCGGGCCGTCCATCGTGGTGGGTGACGGGGTCACCCAACCGGTGTTCGGGTACGCCGACGCGATCCGGGAGCGGCTCTTCGTCGACTCGACGTTCGACAGCGACAACGACGGCCTGCGCGACATCATCGCGTTCGACGTCATGCGCCCCAAGGCCACCGCCGACGGGCTCAAGGTGCCGGTCATCATGGACGCCAGCCCGTACTACTCGACTGTCTGCCGGGGCAACGAGTCCGAGTGCAAGGTCGACATGGACGGTGACGGCCTGCTCGACAAGTGGCCGCTCTTCTACGACAACTACTTCGTGCCGCGCGGGTACGCGGTGATCCTGCTGGACATGGTCGGCACCAACAACTCCACCGGCTGCCCGACCACCAACGGCGACCCGGACAACCTGAGCGCCAAGCAGGCGATCAACTGGTTGAACGGTCGGGCCACCGCGCGGAACGCGGCCGGGCAGGTGGTCAGGGCCGACTGGCACAACGGCCGTACCGGCATGATCGGCAAGTCGTACGACGGCTCGCTGGCGATGGCGACGGCGGTGACCGGCGTCAAGGGGCTGACCACCATCGTGCCGATCAGCGGCCCGGCGGAGTACTACGACTACACCCGCAGCAACGGGGTGATCACCCGAGGCAACAGCTACGTCGCGTCGCTGGCCAACACGGTGACCAACCCGGACCGCCGGGACTACTGCAAACCGGTCCGGGACGCGATGGCCGCCGCCGACGGTGACGAGACCGGCGACTACTCGGCCTTCTGGACCGAGCGCAGCTACGTCCGGAACGTCGACAAGATCAAGGCCAGTGTGCTGCTCTACCACGGGCTCAACGACGACAACGTCCGCCCGGACCACTTCAGCAAGTTCTGGTACGCGCTGGCCGCGCACGACGTGCCGCGCAAACTGTGGCTCTCCCAGGAGGGGCACGTCGACCCGTTCGACTCCCGCCGGACGGTCTGGGTGAACACCCTGCACCGCTGGTTCGACTACTGGCTGCACCAGGTACCGAACGGGATCATGGACGAGCCCCGGGTCGACCTGGAGCGCTCCGCCGACGTCTGGGAGACGCACGCCGACTGGCCCGTCCCGGGGACGACCGAGACCGAGGTCTTCCTCCAGCCGGGTGCCGGCGGCGCCGGTGGTCTCAAGTTGGTGCCGACGCGGAAGCCGGCCACCGAGACCTTCGCCGACGACCCGGCGCAGCGCCAGGACGCGATGATCAACAACCCGGACACCGTCACGCCGAACCGGCTGGCGTACCTGTCGGAGCCGCTGCGGGCCCCGCTGCACGTCTCCGGTACGCCCGTGGTGCGGCTGCGGGCCGGCGCGAACGCCACCGACACCAACTTCGGGGCGATCCTGGTCGACTACGGCACCGCCGAACGGGTGGCACACCGGGCCTCCGGGGAGGGCATCATCACCCTGGAGACCCAGGACTGCTGGGGCGAGACCAGCCCCACCGACGACGGCTGCTACAAGCAGACCCAGAAGCGGGTCGCCACCGCCGACCTCGAACTGGTCACCAAGGGCATCCTGGACGCCCAGAACCGCCAGTCGATCCGCAAGGCCACCCCGCTGGTCCCGGGCAAGCTCTACAACTTCGATTTCCCGCTGCTGCCGGAGGACTACGTCTTCCAGCCGGGCCACCGGATCGGCGTGATCGTCGTCGGGAGCTACCCGCAGTACTCCAGCCAGGCCGACCCTAACCGGGCCACCATCGACGTGGCGCTGAAGACCAGCCGGATCGTACTGCCGATCGTCGGCGGTACGCCCGCCGCACACGCCGCCGGGCTGTGA
- a CDS encoding NAD(+)/NADH kinase, protein MTGQRIGLVVHEGRAAAVAAARTVRGWAADHSIGISDIDVWEPSWEHRQRRNAGDEAEAAGHPALVVTIGGDGTFLRGARIAAKDGVPVLGVNVGRVGFLTEIEPTEIDTALEAFFSGRVQLDERLMLTLCASRPLEIPGGMEALLRYGRGPLLPPPPPLPRTAEPVDQPGVALDVTALNDIVFEKLARDRQASLGVYLDETLFASYSADALVVGSPTGSTAYNFAAGGPILSPRLGALVLTPVAPHMVFNRSLVMAAEEAVTVRVLDQSGQVAVSVDGQLRGVLDPGDWVTVLPAREPARLVRLRPSRFYSRLRERFSLADAPAAVADSRRPDQADG, encoded by the coding sequence ATGACGGGTCAGCGGATCGGCTTGGTGGTGCACGAGGGCCGGGCGGCGGCGGTGGCGGCGGCCCGGACCGTCCGCGGCTGGGCGGCCGACCATTCGATCGGGATCAGCGACATCGACGTCTGGGAGCCGTCCTGGGAACACCGGCAACGGCGCAACGCGGGTGACGAGGCCGAGGCCGCCGGGCACCCGGCGCTGGTGGTGACGATCGGCGGGGACGGGACGTTCCTGCGGGGCGCGCGGATCGCCGCCAAGGACGGGGTACCGGTGCTCGGCGTCAACGTCGGCCGGGTGGGTTTCCTGACCGAGATCGAGCCCACCGAGATCGACACGGCGTTGGAGGCGTTCTTCTCCGGCCGGGTACAGCTCGACGAGCGGCTGATGCTGACGCTCTGCGCCTCCCGGCCGCTGGAGATCCCCGGCGGGATGGAGGCGCTGCTGCGCTACGGACGCGGGCCGCTGCTGCCACCGCCCCCGCCACTGCCCCGTACCGCCGAACCGGTCGACCAGCCCGGCGTGGCGCTGGACGTCACCGCGCTCAACGACATCGTCTTCGAGAAGCTGGCCCGGGACCGTCAGGCGAGTCTCGGGGTGTACCTGGACGAGACCCTCTTCGCGTCCTACTCGGCCGACGCCCTCGTGGTGGGCAGTCCGACCGGCTCCACCGCCTACAACTTCGCCGCCGGTGGCCCGATCCTCTCCCCCCGGCTCGGCGCGCTGGTCCTCACCCCGGTCGCCCCGCACATGGTCTTCAACCGCAGCCTGGTGATGGCCGCCGAGGAGGCGGTGACGGTACGCGTGCTCGACCAGTCGGGGCAGGTCGCGGTCAGCGTGGACGGGCAGCTTCGCGGGGTACTCGATCCCGGCGACTGGGTGACGGTGCTGCCGGCGCGCGAGCCGGCCCGGCTGGTACGGCTGCGCCCCTCCCGGTTCTACTCACGGTTGCGGGAGCGGTTCTCCCTCGCCGACGCGCCCGCGGCGGTGGCGGACAGCCGGCGGCCCGACCAGGCCGACGGCTGA